A genomic segment from Nicotiana tabacum cultivar K326 chromosome 7, ASM71507v2, whole genome shotgun sequence encodes:
- the LOC107763286 gene encoding ubiquinol oxidase, mitochondrial-like: MNQLLARSVLRRLVNSGSNCNRCMSSLSSPLSLPSAAVVVCMEVHKPISESVLMMSGRRLRFSGQWWRMMSSTSEPPTKKSTSSSTAVRKEDEKNEKTSGAAVEKMERKNDEVVISSYWGVSRPKITREDGSVWPWNCFMPWETYQADLSIDLSKHHVPKAFLDKVAYWTVKLLRIPTDLFFKKKYGCRAMMLETVAGVPGMVGGMLLHLRSLRKFEQSGGWIKALLEEAENERMHLMTMVELVQPKWYERLLVLAVQGVFFNFYFVLYVLSPKLAHRIVGYLEEEAIHSYTLYLNDIDRGEIENIRAPAIAIDYWRLPKDATLKHVITVIRTDEAHHRDVNHFASDIHYQGKKLQEAAAPIGYH; the protein is encoded by the exons ATGAATCAGTTATTGGCAAGATCGGTGCTGAGGCGGTTGGTTAATTCTGGCAGTAACTGTAACCGTTGTATGTCGTCCTTGTCATCGCCGTTGTCTTTGCCGTCCGCGGCGGTAGTAGTTTGTATGGAAGTTCATAAGCCGATTAGTGAGTCAGTTTTGATGATGAGTGGCAGGCGGCTGAGATTTTCCGGTCAGTGGTGGAGGATGATGAGCTCCACTAGTGAACCGCCAACGAAGAAGTCAACGTCGTCGTCCACTGCGGTGAGGAAGGAGGATGAGAAGAACGAGAAAACGAGTGGTGCTGCTGTGGAGAAGATGGAAAGAAAAAACGATGAAGTTGTTATTTCCAGCTATTGGGGCGTCTCGAGACCAAAGATTACTAGAGAAGATGGCTCTGTCTGGCCTTGGAATTGCTTCATG CCATGGGAGACATATCAAGCTGACTTGTCCATTGATCTAAGCAAGCACCATGTACCCAAGGCATTCCTTGATAAGGTTGCTTATTGGACAGTGAAACTTCTCAGGATTCCGACAGATTTATTTTTTAAG AAAAAATATGGTTGCCGTGCAATGATGTTGGAAACAGTGGCTGGTGTGCCCGGAATGGTAGGAGGTATGCTGTTACATCTGAGGTCGTTGCGCAAGTTTGAGCAAAGTGGTGGTTGGATAAAAGCATTACTAGAAGAAGCCGAGAATGAGAGGATGCATCTGATGACTATGGTGGAGCTAGTGCAACCCAAATGGTATGAGAGGCTTCTAGTTCTTGCGGTGCAGGGAgtctttttcaatttttacttCGTGCTTTACGTGCTGTCCCCCAAGCTTGCACATAGAATTGTTGGGTATCTGGAAGAGGAGGCTATACACTCGTATACTTTATATCTGAATGATATTGATCGTGGTGAAATTGAAAATATTCGTGCTCCTGCCATTGCAATTGACTACTGGAGACTGCCTAAGGATGCAACTCTAAAGCATGTTATTACTGTCATTCGCACTGATGAAGCTCATCATAGAGATGTTAACCATTTTGCATCT GATATCCATTATCAAGGAAAGAAATTGCAGGAAGCAGCTGCTCCTATAGGTTACCATTAA